TGTCCATCCCTGTGTCATCTTGGAATATCATTACAGAGACACTAGTCCAGAATATCTCCGGAGCCTACCCGTTATGCGCCTTGGCCACCTGCCGCCTGCTTCTTAACATGCCTgcctgtactccgtatttgTACCTCCTTCCCTACTGATTATCTACCCATCTTCTTGCACTTCTTCTCCATACCATACCATTCTACATATTTGTACGGTTACTACGTCTACTACATCTACTCCTATATAACTTTCTCGACCGTACTCATGGCCCACTGGCAACCCACTTTTCAATGGACGCCCTCCTGGCCCACTTTCAAACCGCATAACAATACTGCTGCTCCAGCTAACAGACGGAGAGCTATCACCACTGCcatgtcttcctcttcgaaTATGTACCCTTCTACCGGTCCCAGTCCAAGTTATGACCCCTCCTTCGATCCAACATTACTTCGAAGAGGCCGTCGCTCTCGTCCAATGAGCTGGCATCCCGCCGGCCATACAACACCGAACTATATGCCACCTTCCACTACTGCTTCGATAAACCTCTCCGCCATGGCTCTCCCTCAACAAATGAACGATGACCCTCTCTTCTACACCGATGATATGATCCTCCCATCAACATCATACTCGCTATCTGGTCTTCCTCTCTCCGACGAGCCCCTTTCCATGGCACCGTTCTTGCCCATGGATGATGGTTCGCAGGTCGAGCCTTCAGCCTGGGATGGTAGTATGCCTGATCTGTCGACGACTTCCCATCTCTCCGATGCTTGGTCGTTTGATATGATGTCTATGAACAACAACATGCCTTCGCTGGACGCCACATCCGGATACGAAAGTGTCCCGTCTTCGGGCGAGGTGACCGGGCCTCCGACGCCGGATTTGCTTCCTATGCAACCACTTGAGTCTGAGGCGCAAGACGATAAGGATGAGCTGGTTGGAATGGGTCTCTACAACCAACCGGAAAGTTTCAACGGTGGCGTTTTGGGCAAGGGACTGAAATTGGAGGAAACCTTTACGCCTTTGTCTCCTAACACCACCAAGGatggtgaagatgatgacgaagaggCAAACAACGACCAGTCCGTCCAAAGGACACCGGAACAGTCGCAGTACTACGAGCCTCTTAAGAACCCGGTAAAACCGGACATGAACCTGCTGTCTCAGTCATTTCTTTTCGATGATGAGGCCTCTTTTGACCAACATGTCATCACGGACACGCAGCCGTTCTTGCCTCTTGAGCAATCATGCATGAATTACGGATACGGATG
This region of Aspergillus chevalieri M1 DNA, chromosome 4, nearly complete sequence genomic DNA includes:
- a CDS encoding uncharacterized protein (COG:S;~EggNog:ENOG410PT78); protein product: MAHWQPTFQWTPSWPTFKPHNNTAAPANRRRAITTAMSSSSNMYPSTGPSPSYDPSFDPTLLRRGRRSRPMSWHPAGHTTPNYMPPSTTASINLSAMALPQQMNDDPLFYTDDMILPSTSYSLSGLPLSDEPLSMAPFLPMDDGSQVEPSAWDGSMPDLSTTSHLSDAWSFDMMSMNNNMPSLDATSGYESVPSSGEVTGPPTPDLLPMQPLESEAQDDKDELVGMGLYNQPESFNGGVLGKGLKLEETFTPLSPNTTKDGEDDDEEANNDQSVQRTPEQSQYYEPLKNPVKPDMNLLSQSFLFDDEASFDQHVITDTQPFLPLEQSCMNYGYGWI